From Sparus aurata chromosome 9, fSpaAur1.1, whole genome shotgun sequence, a single genomic window includes:
- the LOC115587597 gene encoding interferon-induced protein 44-like codes for MGCRHSTPEQTPPPQPQPPPPKRTPPPQPQPPSQTFSEPWRNINWGNKEVDLQYVREYQTKRDDIKHLRILLYGPVGAGKSSFVNSVSSVLRGRMANLAEASAKGSEYSFTKIYTTHKIRKGEGNPQTYYPLVFNDIMGLEDGSGSGVRPEDIKLAMKGHVKDSYTFNPVSPLSSDKLGYNPEPSADDKVHVLVCMFSANSAEITESVLQKMAKIREAASELGIPQMAMMTKIDEACGETEKNLKNVYKSKHLKKKMTDFSAAVGIPMNRIFPVKNYSEEIDINDDVDSLILNALRHMINFGDDFINKI; via the exons ATGGGTTGTCGACATTCGACTCCTG AACAGACACCACCTCCGCAGCCACAGCCGCCACCTCCAA AACGGACACCACCTCCACAGCCACAGCCGCCCTCTCAAA CATTCAGTGAACCATGGAGGAACATAAACTGGGG aaacaaagaggtGGATCTTCAGTATGTGAGGGAGTATCAGACTAAAAGGGATGACATCAAACATCTCAGAATTCTTCTGTACGGACCCGTCGGAGCTGGAAAGTCCAGCTTCGTCAACTCTGTCAGCAGCGTCCTACGAGGCAGAATGGCTAATCTTGCTGAGGCCAGTGCAAAGGGCTCTGAGTACAGTTTCACCAAAATA TATACAACTCATAAAATCAGAAAAGGAGAAGGAAACCCACAGACATATTATCCTCTTGTCTTCAATGACATCATGGGTCTGGAGGACGGGTCTGGCTCTGGAGTTCGTCCTGAAGACATCAAACTGGCCATGAAGGGACACGTGAAGGACAGTTACACG TTCAATCCTGTATCTCCACTGTCCAGTGATAAACTAGGCTACAACCCAGAACCGTCTGCAGATGACAAAGTTCATGTTCTGGTTTGTATGTTTTCTGCTAACTCAGCAGAAATTACGGAGTCAGTTCTGCAGAAGATGGCAAAGATCAGAGAGGCAGCCAGTGAGCTGG gGATTCCACAGATGGCGATGATGACCAAGATCGATGAAGCCTGTGGTGAAACTGAGAAGAACCTGAAGAACGTGTACAAGAGCAAACACCTGAAGAAGAAG ATGACAGACTTCAGTGCAGCAGTGGGGATCCCCATGAACCGCATCTTTCCTGTCAAGAACTACAGTGAAGAAATCGACATCAATGATGATGTTGACAGTCTGATTCTGAACGCTCTGAGACATATGATCAACTTTGGAGACGATTTCATCAACAAAATCTGA